Genomic segment of Arachis hypogaea cultivar Tifrunner chromosome 16, arahy.Tifrunner.gnm2.J5K5, whole genome shotgun sequence:
GGGTCTTAAAAAATGAGAAGTCTTATAACATGATGAAGtttttatttacaaatttttCATTTCACATATCCACACTCCATTGACAACGGAGAACTAGTTTCATCTGTTTTGCATAAAagtttatgttattttttgtccctttattttttcttaaaaattgtaACAGCTCTGCACTCAAAAATCATAAAAAGGAAAATTTTGACTGACTAATGCAATATATTTAAATGAATGTGCTTTTATCCTTTTACATTCCTCTATTCCCCTGTTCTCATTGCTATTTCGGGAAGTTGGTTGCAGATGGTTTACATACATTTGGCATAACATGCACTTGAACAAATGGGATCAAGCAGCTTTCTGTGGAATTTTACCAAGAAGTTTGTCACATTTGGGATCATTACTGTTACTGTGTCTGATCGTTATGTAACAGTGGTTCCAGTTCGGGGTGGCTCTATGTCTCCCACACTTAATCCAAAAACCAGCTCTTTTGCAGGAAACTTCTCTGGTAATATTCTTGCCAAAGGGGGTTCATAAGAAACATGGTTTTTTGGGATTGCAGATTTTGTTATTTGACCATTTGGTTATGCTGCAGATGATTATGTCTTGGTTGAGAAGTTTTGCATTGACAAATACAAATTTTCACATGGAGATGTTGTGGTCTTCAGGTAATACATTTGTTTCACTCTTGAATATATGTTTGCATTTATATGCCATATTTTACATTGGTATATGATGTCTAGAGAAGTTAAACAACAGTTACGGAAAATAACCACCTTGGACCCTGTGATTGGTTGACTTCACAAAGGATTTTTTCTTGGACTAATGTTGCACTTCTGTTCAAGTTATTGGTAGTGACTGGTGAATGATTATGCTATTATATTCAACTACTAAGATAATTCATGTTTTATTAGAATGTAGATTAGATCTAAGTTTTGCTTCTTTTGAAATTCTTAATTGgtgactttatttatttatttatttatttatttatttaagattttaattaGTGCATCCCAAACCTTTTGTAGTTCCCCATTGAATCACAAGGAGAGACACATAAAGAGAATAGTTGCATTATCTGGTGAATGGTTTAGTAGTCGTCAGAACTATGATGTGTTGAAGGTTCCAGAAGGACATTGTTGGGTTGAGGGAGATAATGCGGCTTTTAGCATGGATTCAAAGTTATTTGGATCTGTAAGGTTCTCTTATCACTTAGTTTAAGGCGTGTTACTTATATAATATATTGCAAACCTTGACCAGCCAGGCTTCTATTGCCACAAAAAAAGCAATTTATTATCTGTCAATGTCAATTTTGTTGACATGTTTAAAGATAGTAGTGTATATGAGCTTTTGTTTAATCCAGTATCCTTATGTTCCATGCGTAATGTATTCAATCAAAGTGCTATTCACTGTGGTTTTACAGCTACAGCTGAGCCATcttactgatttatatttcacaTGAATACTTGCATACATTAATATATCAGTCGTTTAACAAGACTCCGTTTTTGGGTTTTGTATATTGATTTTCATGTGCATTGATGTTGAGATAGATAATAAGGGTACCATGCTGTTAGCCTTGACcgaaaatttttattgatttggaTTTTCATTGTTGTAGACTTTGTCTatgttcttttccttttatttttggtcattatctcacacacacacacacacaaaagggGGAGAGGGGAAAGGATCGATTCCGAGAGTCGAACCAGGGTGTGGTTGCTCACGAGTCAAGTGAGTTGCCATTGCGCCAAGGCCTCAGACCACGCTTCATCTATGGTTGCAACCTTTTAACATCTTGGTAACATGTAAATTGTGTTTGCAGATTCCTTTGGGCCTCATACGAGGAAGGGTGACCCATGTTGTGTGGCCTCCACAAAGAATAGGCGCCATCCAGAGTCCTCCACGAGAAGGATTATCTTCTTTATAGTTGGATCCTGATGATGCTGTTGCCAGGCCTCCTCAAAGTGCAGAATTTTGTGAGGAGAATCCTTCTTGGAGTATTCTTTTCTCTTCCCTAATTTTGTTTTAATCGGACACAGAAACCATTCTTTGCTCCATTTGTTTCGCTTTGCGGAGGAGAGTTACTATAATTCATTTGTTAATTGGATTATAGTATAACCGTTTAAcccttcaatttttttatttttatttttcccggAACCGAGCAATTAATCAAAATAGAAATGAGATGAATGATATGTTGCTCGTTTTTTAGCAGAAGAGATTAAGATGGTAATGTTCAAAATTGATACTTCTAGTCTCCTGGTCCAAAattttctccttcctctctttttAGAGATGATTTGGGACATGTTGGTTCTttgcatattattattatttaattaatttaatatcaaaTACGTGAATAACGTATATTTTAGAACCCTTGTACTTTTAGTTGGTGAACCAAATAGGCAAATACTGGATTTTCGATTTTCACAACCTTGCTTTTCACATGGTCAGTTAATTTGAAatacattttatttatatttcattGTCTGTTGGAGCAATAAAactataatagtaaaaaaaagagtaaagtacCAACGCTGTACCtgtcaatttttcaaaatgacaAGACAACTCTTAACCAAAAACACGTTCCATTATGGTCCCTGACTCTGTATTTCGTCTGCCAACCCGGTCCTTTTATCAGTTTCATGGCAAAAATTCGATGGAAATTGCTGACGTGTCAGGTTCAAAAATAGATAGGGACataattgtctctaaatttaaattggttaggaatttatttgtccttattattctttaaataatatttttaattatatttttattcattatattaatattctttttttaataaagaagtacaaactaattaataaattatttaaatttaaaaatatcttttattataaaaccaaataaataatttttaaatataatttttaaatatataaatataaataataaacattaaaattcagttaatacattaataataataaccctatGATAGACTATTAGTATTATAACTAatgaacacattatttgatatatagtaaactttttttgactagtaacaaatttaattttttatctctttaaattaaattaataattctattatgttttatttcatttagtattagtagcctactcatagtgtattttagtgcaaagatatcaaatagaattattaatttagtttaaagagataaaaaattaaatttgttattagtcaaaaaaagtttactatatatcaaataatgtgttcattagttttcagtttattgtgaaaattagctagatcataatactaatagtatatcatagggttattattattaatgtattaactgaattttaatgtttattatttatatatttaaaaattatttatttggtttcataataaatgatatttttaaatttgaataatttattaattagtttgtacttatttattaaaaaaaagaatattaatataatgaataaaaaataattaaaaaatattgtttcaaGAATAATACGGACAAATAAAcccctaaccaatttaaatttagagacaactAGATCCCTGTCCATTTTTTAACCTGACACGTCAGCAATTTCCGTCGAGTTTTCGCTGTGAAACTGACAGAAGGACCGGGTTGGCAGACGGAGTGCAGGATCAGGGACCGTAATGGAATGTGTTTTTGGTTAAGGGTCGTCTTGTCATTTTGAAAAATGGATAGGAACAGGATTGGtactttactctaaaaaaaaCTTGAATAACCATAATACCCattgaaaaaatatttctaaagtaAGGAGATTGATAGTGATAAACTGGAAAATTAATCACTATGAGAAAATATAggtaattaactattttttattttttgatatatatCTCTTATCTCTATTttccgatctatatctattatatttgtttgttgatctatatctgttatctctatttttctatctatatctattatctctgtttttcgatctatatctgttatatctattttcCTATCTATACATGTTACCTCTGTTTTGCGATATTTTTCTATCTATATTTATTATCTTTGTttttcgatctatatctgttatttctattttctgatctatatctgttatctcgaTTTTCTTATCTATATCTATTATATCTGTTTGttgatctatatctgttatctctatttttcgatctatatccgttatttatatttttcgatctatatctattatctatatttttttatctatatctgttatctctgtTTTTCAATCAATATCTATTATCACTTTTTatgatttatatctgttatctcgaTTTTTTTTGTCTATATCTATTATTTCAGTTTTCtgatctatatctattatctctattctccgatctatatctgttatccaTGTTTTCCTCTCTATTACAACAAAAATCACTTTTAGTGGCAATAACATAATAGTTACTATATGTcttatttaatttgtttctttgtgataattatatatttttcgtTATTACTATATGTTATAATGACAATTATATACTTTTTATGGCTATTAAAAAAGTCtttatcaaaaattttttaacaattgcTAAAATATTTTAGCGACAAAGTATAAGATGACTAATGTCTAATTGCCAGTAATATATTAGCAGCTATTTTTATTaccgcaaaaaaaaaataaatagctattaaaaatatttttctaatagtgtataagttaaaaaataatttaaattgataactttgtattatttttaaagtattttaaattaattatatctctttttatcattataatacttaaatattagatttgtataatatattaatatctatgaaaatataataattaccCATGCATTtaagtatatataattaaaattaattaaaattgatagTGTATTAATTGTAATAAGAATTATTAAAGATAGAATAAAgtttagtaaaattttaaaattaaaacctaTTTCAACCCAAAAAGTGCACGAGGTTAAAAATTTTCAACCCAAATTtgacaaaactaaaaaattttgggTCGTGTATATTACAAGGTCGAGTTAAGTCTTAACCGTGAACCCTTGTCATATCTGATTTAATGATGACATTTATAAATGGTGGATATTCTCATgataatatttttacataaaaataacattataaattattagataatttgatatatttggtTAAATATATTTGATTAACCATTTAAAAGTTTACAATGACATCTTTATGTGAGTATTGTCCTTTATAAATTTGAGTAATTTATTGTAAAACAATGTATGATTCATGCAGGACAAGCAACATGGATTAATTGGGTTTAATCTCCTTACTTTTGGTTTTGTTCCTCTAACAAATACAAGTGAAGATATAATTGCTACTCAGAGGGCTGAGCCTTCTATCATGGGTGGTAAgtatgatattaattataatataataatttctctttacaatataattcaattggtttgtgtgtgtttttttatggTTATAGgtttttgaatccctttatttttggggATTACCCTGAAACCATGAAAAAGAATGTTGGTTCAATTGACTTCCTAGGATttgagtaaatagtcaaattagtctctaaaagattactcattttttaaattgattctcgaaaaatttttttaatcaaattcatcctttaaaaattttaaattagtcatgttagtccTTCTATTACTTTGTTTGTtgatagtgtcaaaatttgttaATGTAACACATTAAGTAACATCCCAACATATATCTAggagtcttaattgactattaatatgattaatttatgaaattagatcaaatcaaaacttAATTAAAGAGAAAACTTGAGGCATTAAAATTTCCTAATTTAgagttgatttgatctaatttcataaattaatcatgttaatagtcaattaagactccTAGATGTATGTTGGAGTGTCATTTAACACGTTACATTAACAAAGTTTGACACCATCAACAAACAAAGTGACACAAggactaacatgactaatttaaaatctttaaaggacgaatttgattaaaaaaaaaatctttcgggGACTAATTTAAATAATGGATAATCTTTTAGGAattaatttgaccatttactcaTATTTTTATGTTTCATTTTATGTTAAAGACAATCCTAAAAGTTTATGTATAAAAGATAGAGATTATGTAGCAGATATGTGTGGAACTTATAGGAAGGTTTATACCATATTCTATTTACTTAAGTTATcatctatttatttaattgagtAAAAAGAAAtctaattatatatgttatttttggaTGTAGCATATACCACAAACGAAACATCTGATGAGGTAATAGTGCGTTGGAACTTAAataaatcttattttttaatattttaatttatgcatgggtGATGTTTAACACTAACTTGTTGGTTGGAACGGTTTAGATTCCAATCATTCCATGGACTTTACAAGGGTTGCTTGACTCATTGAAGAGTATTTATGAAAAATTTCCAATTTACATGCAAGAAAATGGTTTGCTTCTTTTTATCTTGTCTCTCCAACACAATATAAATTTGATAACAAAATACAtgagttaaatctcaatttggcCACTGAAATTTAGCTCAATGTTCAGAATGACTCCACAATTTCGTTGGCCCCAATTAAAACCCCCCAAATTTGGAATTGTGGCTTCAACTTGCCCCTGCGATCATCTCCGTCACCAGAATGCTGATTTGATGCAATTGCATGACACGGTGGACACTACTTAAACGACGGCGCATTGGTTTCGCGCCCAAACCCTTTAGAAACCACGTCGTTTCAGTTTTTTGTGGGTtaaaactctctttctttccaCTACCACGATCATAAGTTGCCAAACATCAAGAAAACCCTTACATTACGTGGTTTCCAAAGGGTTTGCGTGCGAAACCAATGCGCCGTCGTTTAAGTAGTGTTCACCATGTCATGCAATTGCGCTAGATCAGCATTCCGGTGATGGAAATGATCGCAGGGACAAACTAGAGCCACAATTGTAAATTTGGGAGTTCTAATTGGGGCCAACAAAATTGTGGGGGTCATTCTGAGTTTCAGACCAAATTTCATAAGtcaaattgagatttaactccAAAATATATTGACTTCTTTTGAAATTATACacaaaaaattagctaacaaatcaatcaatataagatatgtattaaaatacaaaatacacattgaaaatgaaTTACAAATGTATGATTATGATTAAATTTCGATTGATTATTGTGTCAAGTAGATGACGTCAACATCTAAAAAGCTTCCAAATCTTTTGTCAAACAAACCAATCATAGAATGATAGGATTATGATCATTATTTTTTGGACTTCACAGGTCAACAAACACGTAAAAATTCATCATTGGAAGACTGGCCGAGGATAAAATACTTACAAGAATACATTGGAAATATACTTGATATGCTAAGGTAGTACCTCCATTTTCATTtttagcatttttctttttttccccataaaaatttattgaacctttgctaattcaatttataattatattgttttgtgatgttgaaaggaatggacaTGACATAAGAGGCTATTTTGTATGGTCGTTGATTGATGTGTTCGAATTATTGAGTGGATATGAATTCACTTATGGCCTTTATTACATTGATTTGAAGGACCCCACTTTGAGGAGATAACCTAAGCTCTCTTCTGTATGGTACTCTAACTTCCTCAACAACAGAACTATGGACCCAATGGTGGCAAGAAAGAATGAAGGATATGTCTCTCCCGATTTTCATTTTGCAGAAAGAAACTTATGGAGCTATTTGTCATAGAAAGTATATATAAGCATGACTAAATAGCTCCATGAATCTAGAGTGATGCCTAAATATGTTTGAAAAAGCTTAAAAGAAGTCCTTCTATTGTAGCAGAACTATTCCAGCAGTACAAACAAAGCTCTTCATCTACATTGCATGTGAAGTAGCACCATAACAAACAACATGTTCAGCATGTATAGCAGAAGAGCTATTCATAGTTAGTTTAACACTTCCAAAAAATAGCTCCTCCAGTTAACACCAACAAATCTGTATCCATGTAGTAAATTGCATTTAAGTCCTCAACTCTTTGGAGGACAAACATGTTAGGAACTTGGGTATTATGCTGTGTCCAAAGTCCTACATCGGGTAGTATGAAATGTTTGATGTTGTATTAAGAAGAGTGATTCTTCCCTCTTAACAACTAGCTTTTAAGGCATTATTATCCACTTTCTCTAGGTACTTAATACATGTAATCTTTTTCGTCCTATGCAGTCATCACTCGCTTTTGTCCATTCAACTTCAAGCACCACTCATACAGTGGaactaattgaaaatttgaaacgAAATAATCTAATATGCATGTCATGGGAAAAATTTTATTCCAAATTCTTTAATATTACCTACCTATCTGTTCATGGCATTGGCTTTCTAAACACACGAAGCATTTGCACAACTCAGTAACCCTTTGACTTGCATATAAAAATGAAGTACCTGTTACTATCCGATGGCTACGAAGATTACTTATACTCCCTGCCAGAAATGAGAGGTTTAGGTGGGGATAAAGACCTAATTTCAGGTGCTGAACTGGGAAAAAGTATGTTGAGCCTGTGC
This window contains:
- the LOC112759010 gene encoding uncharacterized protein — its product is MGSSSFLWNFTKKFVTFGIITVTVSDRYVTVVPVRGGSMSPTLNPKTSSFAGNFSDDYVLVEKFCIDKYKFSHGDVVVFSSPLNHKERHIKRIVALSGEWFSSRQNYDVLKVPEGHCWVEGDNAAFSMDSKLFGSIPLGLIRGRVTHVVWPPQRIGAIQSPPREGLSSL